The Bombus fervidus isolate BK054 chromosome 1, iyBomFerv1, whole genome shotgun sequence genome includes a window with the following:
- the LOC139991057 gene encoding uncharacterized protein, with protein sequence MWRGPVVVLLLLVCRDSLVAGGRDDDASVDELSRREVREPAWSVFATEVEDLLGEGNSPEKEKTSKKGAKNASGKSDEGGYYKTYGSDAEGEKGYLTATYSKGNHGYKSLDTFHKQDGDKYAFEKHVAYGKARADKKSSHNDEAASRSRKAGDHEGADTIVDTHYATNEGDHHDSGEEHDAEANDHGSYTHEDGAHYMAHGPESSSYGHSESYTDGEGEHSSYGSYSSYSRDSGDEHGGDGDH encoded by the exons ATGTGGCGTGGACCGGTCGTTGTGTTGCTCCTTCTCGTCTGTCGCGATTCGCTCGTAGCTGGTGGTCGCGACGACGACGCAAGTGTGGACGAGTTGTCGCGTCGAGAAGTCCGTGAACCGGCATGGTCGGTCTTCGCCACGGAAGTCGAGGATTTGCTCGGAGAGGGAAACTCAccggaaaaagagaaaactaGCAAGAAGGGCGCGAAGAATGCGTCTG GCAAATCAGACGAGGGAGGATACTACAAAACGTACGGCAGCGACGCTGAGGGCGAGAAGGGTTACTTGACGGCAACCTACAGCAAGGGCAATCACGGCTATAAGAGCCTCGACACCTTCCACAAGCAGGATGGCGACAAGTACGCATTCGAGAAGCACGTTGCCTACGGCAAAGCGCGTGCTGACAAGAAAAGTAGCCACAACGACGAGGCAGCCTCTCGTTCCAGGAAAGCCGGTGATCACGAGGGTGCAG ATACCATCGTCGATACCCATTATGCAACCAACGAGGGCGATCATCACGACAGTGGCGAAGAACACGACGCTGAAGCCAACGATCATGGGAGCTATACTCACGAAGATGGCGCTCACTATATGGCTCATGGACCAGAATCTTCGAGTTATGGACATAGTGAAAGCTACACGGATGGAGAGGGTGAACATAGTTCTTACGGAAGCTACAGCTCCTACTCGAGAGACTCCGGCGACGAACACGGTGGTGACGGGGACCATTAG